The window GTGGTGGTCAGATTGTCGAGGATTGCGCTGAGGAAGAAGGTCACGAAGCCAATCAGCCATATCAGACGAACCTGGCTGGTGGTGCTGATGCGGGAGGTAATGACTTCGAAACCATCATGGGCGTCGATCACTTCGACGATCGTCATCGCGCCAATCAGGAAGAACACGATCTGCGCGGTGGAGGCGACGGACTCATCTAGCTGACGGCCGACCAGCGTGTGGTCACCGGTCGCGAGCGCATAGATTGTCCAGAGCACGCCGGCGCCGAGGAGCGCAGACGCGCTCTTGTTCACCCCGATCGGATGCTCGAGCGCGATCGCCGCATAGGCGAAGACGAAGATTGCGGCGAGTGCGATCAGCAAGGCAGGATCACTTCGTCAGGTGTCAGCGATTAAGGCGCGCGAGCAGGCTCGACGTATCCCAGCGCTTGCCACCCATCTTCTCGACCTCGGAGTAGAACTGGTCGACCAGCGCGGTCACCGGCAAATTGGCGCCATTGCGGCGGGCTTCGGCCAGCGAGATCGAGAGGTCCTTGCGCATCCATTCAACCGCGAAGCCGAAATCGTATTTGTCCTCGTTCATGGTCTTGTAACGGTTTTCCATCTGCCAGGACTGCGCGGCACCCTTGGAGATGGTTTCGATCACGGCCGCGACGTCAAGGCCACTTTTCTTGGCAAAGTGAATACCCTCGGAGAGGCCCTGGACGAGGCCGGCGATGCAGATCTGGTTGACCATTTTGGTCAGCTGGCCGGAGCCGGCCGGCCCGAGCAGTTTGCACATCCGCGCATAGGCGCCTGTGATGATCGGCTCGGCACCCGCATAGGCGTCCTGCGCGCCGCCGCACATCACCGTCAGCACGCCATTCTCGGCGCCGGCCTGGCCGCCGGACACGGGTGCGTCAATGAACTTGAAGCCGGCCTTGGTCGCGGCCGCATCGAGTTCGCGCGCGACCTCGGCGGACGCGGTGGTGTGGTCGACGAAGGTCGCGCCCTTCTTCATGCCGGCAAACGCGCCGTCGGCACCGATCGTGACCGCGCGCAGATCGTTGTCGTTGCCGACGCAGCACATCACGAAGTCCTGGCCCTCGGCAGCAGCCTTTGGGGTCGCGGCGGTCTTGCCGCCGAACTTGTCTGCCCACTCCTTCGCCTTGGCCGCGGTGCGGTTGTAGACGGTGACCTCATGGCCCCCTTTTTTCACGAGGTGTCCGGCCATGGGGAAGCCCATCACGCCGAGACCGAGGAAAGCGACTTTAGCCATCTGTGGTACCTTGTCCGTAGTTTGGGTTTTACGGTTCTTGCCGGGCGAGGGGCGCCCGGTTCCGCCATTGCGGCAGATCGGCCGCACCATAAACCCTTGAGGCCGGAGGGCAACGGGTTCGTTTGGCCCCCGCTTGTGCTAGGGTGGCGGACCTAAGGACTTCAAACAAGGGAGCGAAGGCATGGGCGGCGTAAGCGTGGGCGTGCTCGATCATTTCAACATCCGGACCCGGAATCTGGCCGAGACCGTCCGCTTCTACGAGGACGTGCTGGGCCTGGAAAAAGGCGCCCGGCCGAATTTCGCCTTCCCCGGCGCCTGGATGTACAGCGAGGGTAAGCCGGTGGTGCACCTCGTCGATATTTCTCCGACTGCCGAGCCACAAAAGCCGGATTCCGGCGTTGTCCACCATGTCGCCTTCGCCAGCCGCGGGTTTGACGGCATGAAGCAGCGGCTGGCCTCAAAGGGGATGAAGTTCGACT of the Bradyrhizobium sp. WSM1417 genome contains:
- a CDS encoding NAD(P)-dependent oxidoreductase, encoding MAKVAFLGLGVMGFPMAGHLVKKGGHEVTVYNRTAAKAKEWADKFGGKTAATPKAAAEGQDFVMCCVGNDNDLRAVTIGADGAFAGMKKGATFVDHTTASAEVARELDAAATKAGFKFIDAPVSGGQAGAENGVLTVMCGGAQDAYAGAEPIITGAYARMCKLLGPAGSGQLTKMVNQICIAGLVQGLSEGIHFAKKSGLDVAAVIETISKGAAQSWQMENRYKTMNEDKYDFGFAVEWMRKDLSISLAEARRNGANLPVTALVDQFYSEVEKMGGKRWDTSSLLARLNR
- a CDS encoding VOC family protein: MGGVSVGVLDHFNIRTRNLAETVRFYEDVLGLEKGARPNFAFPGAWMYSEGKPVVHLVDISPTAEPQKPDSGVVHHVAFASRGFDGMKQRLASKGMKFDSRQVPGGELWQIFVHDPNGVMIELNYEAALEQGAAPAEMADDIGRQ